One Hallerella porci genomic window, TCTCGGCGGCGGCAAGTATATGCTCATCGGCAACTTGATTCAGCAGCAATTCGGTTCAGCAAGCGATTGGCCTTTCGGAGCTATGCTCGGTGTCGTTCTCATTTTGACAAGCGTCATTAGCCTTATCATCTTCCAACGAGTCGGAGGGAAAAATTTTGTCTAAGCGCAAACTTCCGTTCATCGTTACCATCATTACTATCATCGGTTTTATTCTGCTTTATCTGCCGATGTTTCTCGTCGTCGAACAAAGTTTTAACGCGAGCAAACACGGATTTAGTTGGAGCGGTTTTACTCTCGATTGGTATTTCGGACTTTTTGAAAATGCGATGGTACAAACGACAACTTTCAACACGATTATTCTCGCCGTTGTAAGTACACTCGTCGCAACCATTTTGGGAACTCTTCTCGCCATCGGTTTGCATCGCACGCCTTGGGGCAAAAAAATGCAGACCTTTTTTGAACTGTCCATCAATGTTCCCGTCGTCACTCCGGATATTTTGATGGCGATCGCTCTTGCAGTTGTCTTTGCGCTTTTCCGTTCTTGGACAACGATTTTTGAACCGGGAATGCTCACGATGATTATCGCCCACGTCACTCTCGAAATCAGCTTCGTCGTTTTGGTAGTGCAAAGTCGCCTGGTGAACATCGGAAAAGAACAAATCGAAGCCGCCCGCGATCTTTATGCGACAACTGCCGGCGCTTGGATTCGCGTCATTTTGCCGCAACTTTCGACGGCGATTATTTCGGGTGCGCTTCTCGCATTCACCCTTTCTCTCGACGATTTTATTTTGAGTTTTTTCACAAGCGGTCCCGAATCGCAGACTTTACCGCTCTACATTTACGGTTCATTAAAACGCGGAATTTCCCCGCAGATTCATGCGCTTTCGACAATCATTTTTAGCTTAACTCTTTTCCTTATGCTTCTCGGCGTTCTCAAAGGAATTCGAAGCGAACGCAAAGCCGAAAAGAAAAAAGTAATTTCCTAAATTTTGAAAAAGTTCACCCTCTTCAAAGGAAACAAATTGAAAAAACTTCTTCTCGCTCTTTTGGTTTTAGCCGTCGCATTTTTGGCGGGCTGCAAAGGGAAAGATAAATCCGCAGAAAAGCCGACAAAAGTCACGGTGATGATTTACAGCGAATACATTGATCCGGCAATGCTTACCGATTTCGAAAGCAAGACCGGTTACAAATTGCAGCTCGAACTTTACGAAGCGCAAGAAGAAATGATTAGCAAATTGCAAACCGTCGGCACCGCACAATACGATGTGATTATCGCAAGCGATGTCGTGATTCAGCAAATGATTCATCTCGGACTCATCGGAAAAATTGATATGAATAAAATTCCGAACCGCGTAAACATCGCTGATCAATTCCGCAATCCGAGTTACGATCCGACGAACGAATACACGATTCCGTATCTCTGGGGAACGACCGGAATTCTTTACCGCGATTCGACAATTGATCCGCTGCACGTAAGTTACAGCATGCTCTTCGATGCCAAGCAGACAAAGGGAAAATTCAGTCTCTTAGAAGAAAGCCGTTCGATGCTTTCGATGGCGCTTCAAGCAAAAGGCTTTGACGCAAACAGCACCAACAAAGACGAAATCAATCAAGCGGTCGAATATATTTTGCAAGCGAAGAAAGATCCTCATTTCTTAGGCTTCGACGGTTCCGTCGGC contains:
- a CDS encoding ABC transporter permease → MSKRKLPFIVTIITIIGFILLYLPMFLVVEQSFNASKHGFSWSGFTLDWYFGLFENAMVQTTTFNTIILAVVSTLVATILGTLLAIGLHRTPWGKKMQTFFELSINVPVVTPDILMAIALAVVFALFRSWTTIFEPGMLTMIIAHVTLEISFVVLVVQSRLVNIGKEQIEAARDLYATTAGAWIRVILPQLSTAIISGALLAFTLSLDDFILSFFTSGPESQTLPLYIYGSLKRGISPQIHALSTIIFSLTLFLMLLGVLKGIRSERKAEKKKVIS
- a CDS encoding polyamine ABC transporter substrate-binding protein; translated protein: MKKFTLFKGNKLKKLLLALLVLAVAFLAGCKGKDKSAEKPTKVTVMIYSEYIDPAMLTDFESKTGYKLQLELYEAQEEMISKLQTVGTAQYDVIIASDVVIQQMIHLGLIGKIDMNKIPNRVNIADQFRNPSYDPTNEYTIPYLWGTTGILYRDSTIDPLHVSYSMLFDAKQTKGKFSLLEESRSMLSMALQAKGFDANSTNKDEINQAVEYILQAKKDPHFLGFDGSVGGKDKVLSKMDWAAIVFNGEAMAAIDEDPSLQFAIPEEGSFMWVDAMTLSSKAPNVDGAYQFMNYILDANIGAQLAKYINYATPNNASLEALDKEFTGNRVINPTADEIKRMVFLKDPGDAARLFDEAWTIVKTR